One region of Longimicrobium sp. genomic DNA includes:
- a CDS encoding phage Gp37/Gp68 family protein, protein MRNSTPIEWTDSTWNPTTGCTQVSAGCDHCYALVLARTRLADGYLKRLPVVQSEVNIRDPFAVRVWEERLTQPARWTDARRIFVNSMSDLFHRDIPESFVRRVFEVMLRVDRHIYQVLTKRPGRAVRFFERNQDLFPEGCVPAHIWIGTSVENQEAAYRVGHLRSLPATVRFLSCEPLLGPLSLDLNGIHWVIAGGESGADFRPIDLEWARSIREQCLEVGVAFFFKQVGGRTPKSGGRMLDGEIYDGYPDLAAITAQPGELVEIAV, encoded by the coding sequence ATGCGGAACAGCACACCAATAGAGTGGACGGATTCCACCTGGAACCCCACCACCGGCTGCACCCAGGTAAGCGCCGGCTGCGACCACTGTTATGCACTCGTCCTGGCGCGGACTCGCCTTGCGGACGGATATCTGAAGCGCCTTCCTGTCGTGCAGTCGGAGGTCAACATCCGGGATCCGTTCGCCGTGAGAGTCTGGGAGGAGCGATTGACGCAGCCGGCGCGTTGGACTGACGCGAGGCGTATATTCGTCAACTCGATGTCGGACCTTTTCCATCGGGATATCCCCGAGTCCTTCGTGCGTCGCGTTTTCGAGGTGATGCTTAGGGTTGACCGGCACATTTACCAGGTACTAACAAAGCGTCCTGGACGCGCCGTGCGTTTCTTTGAACGAAACCAGGATCTCTTCCCAGAGGGCTGCGTCCCAGCGCACATCTGGATCGGGACTTCGGTCGAGAACCAGGAAGCGGCATACCGAGTGGGGCATCTGCGGAGCCTTCCTGCGACGGTGCGGTTTCTCTCATGCGAGCCGCTCCTTGGCCCACTCAGTTTGGATCTGAATGGCATCCACTGGGTGATTGCTGGCGGAGAGAGCGGTGCCGACTTCCGGCCGATCGATCTGGAGTGGGCGCGCTCGATTCGCGAACAGTGCCTCGAAGTCGGGGTTGCCTTCTTCTTCAAACAAGTTGGTGGGCGGACGCCGAAATCAGGCGGCCGGATGCTGGATGGCGAGATCTACGATGGTTACCCCGACCTTGCTGCAATCACGGCCCAGCCCGGCGAACTGGTGGAAATCGCAGTGTGA
- the tcmP gene encoding three-Cys-motif partner protein TcmP — MSRAGDRHFDEFQDHTLLKHLVLRKYVGAWAAKLRKLRGEVWFVDAFAGEGSDRKGNPGSPLIAAKLAEPFEHDGHGVMRILAIEKDAVRCARLQEVMRPFTERKIAVVRCGTLVERIDNFAKHIGDKPALFFLDPFGVEGLLEDLLPQLLRGPQNEVFALFADVGANRLHAVLMAEGRDPDAEEEVLRAAPSLFPEFVEEDVDRSRAAAERSQRALRSTQDASDRILSEALGPGTLKEAALVPEHARREWLVRRYMRTLVDAGARYVLALPVRDASSQRVYQLVYATKSAVGLRTMKEAMDSALRSTSLPDESTELIRAELRGNEDAVVRELSSHFAGCEVRWTEEKDRRTDTVKRYLLEQTAIFPMQFPAVLQRLGEAGLVAGRRSITLRFPPVRRAGP; from the coding sequence ATGAGCCGAGCCGGAGATCGTCACTTCGATGAGTTCCAGGACCACACCCTGTTGAAGCACCTCGTTCTGCGTAAGTACGTAGGTGCATGGGCTGCGAAGCTCCGGAAGCTCCGTGGCGAGGTCTGGTTCGTGGATGCTTTCGCGGGAGAAGGGTCCGACAGAAAAGGAAATCCCGGTTCGCCGCTGATCGCCGCCAAGCTCGCCGAGCCGTTTGAGCATGATGGCCATGGTGTGATGCGGATTTTGGCCATCGAGAAGGATGCGGTCCGTTGCGCGCGCCTTCAAGAGGTCATGCGTCCGTTCACCGAACGCAAAATCGCTGTCGTCCGATGCGGCACCCTGGTCGAGCGTATCGACAATTTCGCGAAGCACATCGGAGACAAGCCGGCCCTGTTCTTTCTCGATCCGTTCGGGGTCGAAGGTCTGCTCGAGGACCTGCTGCCCCAACTCCTACGTGGGCCGCAGAACGAGGTCTTTGCGTTGTTCGCCGACGTGGGCGCCAACCGTCTGCACGCCGTGCTCATGGCGGAGGGAAGAGACCCCGATGCGGAGGAGGAAGTACTCCGTGCCGCCCCCTCGTTGTTCCCCGAGTTCGTCGAGGAGGATGTCGACCGATCTCGCGCTGCCGCGGAACGGAGTCAGCGCGCCCTACGATCGACACAGGACGCTTCGGACAGGATCCTATCCGAAGCGCTCGGCCCAGGTACGCTAAAAGAGGCGGCGCTCGTGCCGGAGCACGCGCGCCGAGAGTGGCTCGTGCGGCGGTACATGCGCACGCTGGTCGATGCAGGCGCAAGATACGTCCTTGCCCTGCCTGTACGGGACGCATCGAGCCAGCGCGTCTACCAGCTCGTGTACGCCACGAAGAGCGCAGTGGGGCTTCGCACGATGAAGGAGGCGATGGACAGTGCGCTCCGAAGCACGAGCCTCCCGGACGAGTCCACAGAGTTAATCCGAGCGGAACTCCGCGGGAACGAAGATGCCGTCGTACGTGAACTATCCAGCCACTTCGCCGGCTGCGAGGTCCGCTGGACGGAGGAGAAGGATCGCCGGACGGACACCGTCAAGCGCTACCTTCTCGAGCAGACAGCTATCTTTCCGATGCAATTTCCGGCGGTCCTCCAGCGCCTGGGCGAAGCCGGTCTCGTTGCGGGAAGGAGGTCTATCACACTGCGATTTCCACCAGTTCGCCGGGCTGGGCCGTGA